ATCTGAACTAGAAAAAAGATTTGATGTAGTATTTAATCACACCACCTTAGAACATGTATTCGAGGTAAGAAAAGCCTTTCAAAATCTTTGTCTTGCATCAAGGGATATCGTTATCGTTGTAGTTCCTTTCTGTCAGAAACAGCACGGAAAAGATATGTATAATGACTTCTGGCGTTTCACACCGACTTGCCTGCGCTATTTATTTCAAGAAAACGGTCTTGAAGTGATATATGAGGCACAGAATCAAGATGAAAATGCTGCAATTTATCTGCTGTTTGTTGGCTCTCAACACCCTGAGAAATGGAGGCAGCTAATGCCACCCTATAAAGAACTTAAAGAATGTGGAGATTGGATTGGTCGCCCTTTATATCCACCAGGCTTTCAATTACTAAAGAATACATTAACTCGTTTTAAAAAAGCTTTGGTTAATACAAAAAATTAATTGTCTGAATACAGGTCTAGAACCGCTCTATTTATCGAAGTTTATCGACTCAAATTTAGTTGAATTTATAAAATCTCAAACATGAGTAACCCTCTACTTAGTATCGTTATCCCGACGCGCGATCGCCATCACTTGCTTCCTCGTGCAGTCAAGAGCGCCCTAGAACAAACTCTAGAAGATTTGGAGGTTATTGTCGTTGACGATGCCTCGGCACAGCCAGTGCAACTACCCGAACACCCCCAGTTACGGGTGATCCGCTTGTCAGCTTCCCGTGGAGGGGCGGGAGCCCGCAACGTCGGTACTGAGGCGGCGCGAGGTCAGTGGATCGCCTACCTCGACGATGACGATCGCCTCCTCCCTCACATGGCTACTGTTTCCCTTGAAGCCTTAAATCAGACAGCACTCCCAGCGCCCCTAGGAGTAATTTCTGGCATCGACGTGGTGAATGACCAAGGTGGAGCGATCGGCACACGCCTTCCACCCCCAGTTCGTCCCCGTGGCGCTCACTTCTCCCTGGAAGAACTTGAACCTGGCAAGTCGTACAACACTAAGCAAACCTTGGTTGTCGAGCGCGAGGTGATTTGTCAGATTGGTGGCTGGGATGAGACGTTTCGCTCGCGTGTCCACTCCGAACTCTTCCTGCGGCTCAACTCAGCTTGCTCTATCATTGGTCTACCGCTTGTCACGTACCAACTCTACGACCATGAAGGTGCGCGAGTGTCATGCAACCCGACCCTTCGCCAGGAAAGCTTCCAACACCTTGTCAACAAGCACCGGGCACTATTCAACGCACACCCAAAAATGTTTGCTGACTTTGTATACAATCACGCCCAGAAATCGTACCACCTCAGTCAGAGACGAGTAGCGTTCTCCAGCCTTTGCTGGGCAATGCAAATAGATCCGCTTCACACACTATCTAGAATTGCTTCACCGCTCTGGAGAAGACTACATGAATATAGCTTATCGAAGGCATAGGTAAATTTAGCAGCAGCGAGATTGCCTCAGTTCTCTTCGTAGCATTCAAGGAATACAAAACTAAAGTAAGTTCTAATGGCACAGGAAAAGCTTTTCTCAATTATTATCCCCACCTATGCGCGACCACAGCGGCTGGCTACCTGCCTTCAAGCGCTCGCTCACCTTGACTATCCCCGTGATCGCTTTGAGGTGATTGTGGTAGACGATGGGAGTGAGATGCCAATACAACCAGTGGTTGCTCCCTTTCAAGACAAACTCGATCTCACACTGATTACGCAACCAAATTCTGGTCCAGCAAAAGCACGTAACACTGGCGCTGCAAAAGCAAGGGGCAAGTTCTTAGTCTTCACCGATGACGATTGTACGCCTGCACCTGACTGGTTAAAAACTTTATCTGTTCGCTTTACAACAGTCCCAGATTGCCTGATTGGTGGTCGAACGCTCAACGCCTTGCCGAATAATTTGTATTCAACGGCTAGCCAGGTACTCATTAATTACCTGTATGAATATTACAATGCTGACCCAAGTCGCTCTAGCTTCTTTGCCTCTAACAACTTAGCTTTACCAGCAGACCGCTTCCACGCCTTAGGTGGTTTTGACACAACTTTTCCTTTAGCAGCGGGAGAGGACCGGGAGTTTTGCGATCGCTGGATAAACTGTGGTTATAAGATGATCTATGCTCCAGAAGTTCAGGTTAATCACGCTCATAAACTGGCATTGCCTACGTTCTGGCGGCAGCACTTCAATTACGGTCGTGGCGCGTTCTGCTTTTACCAAGCCCGCTCGCGGCGTAACTTAGAGCGCATTAAGGTAGAGCCTTTATCATTTTATTTCAATTTGCTGACCTATCCGTTGTCGCAAGCCTCAAGTCAGCCAGCGCCGTTGATTGCAGCTTTATTTCTCGTGTCGCAGGTAGCAAACGTAGTTGGATTTTTTTGGGAACGGCAGCATCAATCTGCGTCACAAGTTGCAGCGTGAAGGATACAGGGTAACTGCTATGAACGCTATTCAAACTTTCTATAATAAACTCTTCAATTTAGATCTAAAAAGCCACACTGCTTTTACAGCTTTGCTAGTTTTAGTTTTTCTGGCTTTTGGTTTGATTGGTATACTCAACCATGAAATGTGGCCGGATGAAATACAAGCATGGTTGATTGCTAGGGATAGTACATCATTTAGTAACCTTTTTAAAAATTTGAGATACGAAGGTCATCCAGGGTTGTGGCATAGCTTACTGTATTTAATTACTAGGTTCACGCGTAATCCTTTGTCAATACAGTTTTTGCACTTACTTCTAGCTACAAGCACCATCTATGTTTTCACCAGGTTTTCACCTTTTACTCGGTTACAAAAAGTATTATTTGCTTTTGGTTATTTTCCCTTTTATGAATACAGCATTATTAGCAGAAACTATAGCCTCGGAGTTTTACTAATTTTTCTGTTTTGTATATTTTTCCCTCGACGCAACTACGGCTACATACTACTTGCTATTCTGCTTGCCCTGCTTGCCAATACAAACGCCTATAGTTTGGTTCTTTCTATTTGCTTAGCAATGACTTTACTAGTTGATCGATTTCTAAATAAAGGTCTAACTAAATTATTCTGGAGCCAAAAGTGGGACTTAATTATTAGTGCATCTATATTTACGTTAGGCGTTATATTTTCTTTAATGCAAATTGTTCCACCATCTGACAGTAATTACTACGAGCAAGAAAATAAAGCAATACTTGAACAACCTAGTAATAGCATAATTAATATCAGACACTTAATAGCTACAGTAATTACAATTTGGAGAGGCTATGTTCCTGTACCTAATTTTTTTGAATATCATTTCTGGAATACTAACATCCTAATGGAGGGTTCTGGAGTCCTAAAAATAATTGCCCTAATTTTTTCCTTGGGTTTATTATATTTTTCAATTGTGCTTTTTAGCCAAAAACCAGTTGTGCTATTTCTGTATCTGACTGGAACTTTGGGGCTTTTATTATTAACCTATGAGAAATATTTTGGATTCTCAAGACATCACGGTCATTTATTCATCTGGTTGATCGCTTGCTTATGGATTTCGAGTTATTATCCTAAATCAAAATTTTTGACTACATTTCAAGTAAATAAAGTTACTGACCACAAAAATAAATTTTTAACCATTATTCTATGTCTTCATGTCTTCGCTGGGATTTTTGCCTTTAGCATGGACTTATTTTACCCATTTTCTGGTAGCCAGGAAGTTGCTAACTTTATCGAAAGACAACGATTAAATGACACAGTGATTGTTGGCAGCCGAGATCTTGATGTATCTCCTCTTGCTGCTTTCCTAGATAGAAAAATTTATTATCCGGAAAGCGGAAGATTTGGCAGCTTTATACTTTGGAATAGTAGATACAGAAAAGAGGTAGGTTCTAAAACAATTATCAGCAGTATAAATCAATTCGTAAAGCAAAAGACAAACACTATGCTTTTAGTTTTAACCAAGGAAATTGATGTTCTGATACCCAACTATAGCATTTCTGCAATATACAAATCCAGTCGAAGTATTGTGGCTGAGCAGTATTATTTGTATCTCATCCAGAGAAAGCCTGACGGAGATACCATTAAGCTACCGCTACAGCCTCCTGTGCATGTCCCCGCAGCAGATCCATTAGTTCATCCCGGTAGTCGTGGAATGTAGAGTGGCGCTTAACCGTGTGGGTACGTTCTGGCAGGTTGATCGAAATTTCCTTCTTCACTGTGCCAGGACGAGTTCCTAAAGCGTAGATCCTATTGGAGAGGAATATGGCTTCTTCCACATCATGGGTAATCATGAAGATTGTGAGGTTCGTGCGCTGCCAGAGTTCTAATATAAATTGCTGCATTGATTCCTTAGTATGAATGTCCAATGCGCCAAAAGGTTCGTCCATCAACATCACTTTCGGTTCCGAGGCGAGGGCACGGGCGATCGCCACTCGTTGCTTCATCCCGCCAGATAGTTCCTTAGGCAACGACCTGGCAAACTTTGACAACTCCACCACACTCAGGTAGTAGCTGGCTTTTTCCCGCCGTTCCTTTTTCGGCACTCCCTGAAGCTTGAGTCCAAATTCGGTATTCTCCTGTACGTTCATCCAGGGGTAGAGCGTGTAGTGCTGAAACACCATGCCCCGATCCGGTCCGGGTCCAGTGACACGCACTCCATCAATCTTGACTTCACCAGCCGTGGGGTTATCTAGTCCGGCAATTTGCCGCAGCAGAGTAGACTTGCCCGAACCTGATGCTCCCACAGCACAGATAAATTCGCCTCGCTGAATCGTCATGTTAATGTCCTTCAGGACAACTAACGCTCCCTCTTTCGTATTAAAGTTCTTGTGCAAGTTGGTGATTTGCAGATACATAGATTAAGCCTTTGCAGAATAGGTACTAATTATCAATACATCTAGAGTAAACGCTGTAAAACAGGTCACACTTATCTTTCCGGTGCGGCAGCGATTAACGTTGCTGGCTTGCCCAATTACAAGAAATCCGTAGGAGGTACTGGAATAGTAGGTCGAATGACAGCCCAATCACCCCAATTACAATTAGCCCGACAAAAATTTCATCGGTTCTGAGGAATCGACCTGCCACGCTGATCCGACGACCTAAACCTTCGGTTGCCGCAATTAGTTCTGAGACAATTACCAACTGCCATGCGGCTGCTAGGTTGATCCGACAGGCATCAATAATTCCAGGCAAGACGTGCGGAAAAATTACCTGAACCAAGGTCTGCCAGCGGTTTCCCCCTAAGGTGTAGGTTGCTTCAATCAGGTCTTTAGGTACGAACTTCACCGTATCCATAACCATCAAGGAGTTGAAGAAAAAGACCCCAATAAAAATGAGGGTAATTTTTGGTTCCTCTCCAATGCCCAGATATAGAATCAGCAGAGGAATGAAGGCGGGAGCAGGCATATAACGCACTAAGCCGAACAGCGGTTCCAACAAGGCACGAATTGTGGCAAAGCTGCCCATTAGCACTCCGACTGGAATGGAAAGGACTAACGCCAGCAAAAATCCAACTCCCACACGCCAAAGACTAGCCACGGTATCTTTCAGGAGTTCGCGAGTACTCCAAAGTCTTGCAAATGCTTCTAGCACTCTGGCAGGTGAGGGCAGAAACCTGGGGTCTACGTTTCCAAATGTGGTTACCAGCCACCACAGCAGCAGTGGAAATCCAATGGAAGTGGCAACTAATGCCGCGTTGAGAGGTTTTGGGATATCTTCAGCGAGACGCCAGAAGATAGTAGGGCTGAGCGTTTTCGATTGATTGGAAGGGCGACGCATCGATCCAGTACTTTGACTCATGGATAAATTCCAGAACGGTAAATGAGCTGGTTCGCTTAGGTTTTCTTGGCTTTCTCCGCATATGCCTTAACAAAGCGATCGTCAAATAGCTTGCTGATGTCTGGCTTCTGCTTTGCCAGACCCACTTGTTCTAAAAACTTTGTCGTTTCCTCAGCCGCAAACATCAAGGAGGACATATCGTTGCCGGGTTGAAAAGCTTTCAGGTTTTCTTCAAGTGTGAAGATGCGGGTACCCTGTGCATACTCCTTATATTCGTCAACGCTGACACCTGCTCGCTTTGCCATGATTGCGACCGCCTGTTCGGGATTTGCGCTCATATAGTCCAGGGTGGCAAACCAGGAATCGACCATTGCCTGCACCTGCTCTGGATTTTGTTCTAAAAAGTTGCGGTTGACCACTAGATGGTCAGGAATTGCCCCTGGAAAGTCTTTGGAGCTAAAGAGTTCCTTACTACCGGAGCGCCTCAATGCCTGAGTAGTGAAGGGAGCAAACACCGCGACTGCATCCACCTGTCCAGAAACGAACGCTGCTGCTGCTTGCCCGGTCTCCAAGGGTATAAACTGAATATCCTGCGGTGTTAAGCCCGCTTTCTCCATTCCCAATAGTAGTAAGAAGTGATCGACTGCGCCCTCTTCTGCTGCTACTTTCTTACCCTTCAAATCAGCAATCGTGTTGATACCTTGGCGGACGATGACCTTGTCGTTACCCGTCGAATTATCGTTCACTAGTACAACGACCTGATCTGCGCCGCCTGATACTGCACTAATGGTGTCATTTAAGGTTTGGCTATTGGCATCAATTTGCTGAACTGTTAAAGTGTTGATAGATTCCAGATACCCATCAAACCATTTCAGCGCAACTGAAGCGTTGTTTGCTTCAAAGATCTTCTGCTCTTGGGTAACTTGCCAGGGGAACCAACCAGGCCAGGCGCTGAATCCCAGACTACTAGCACTACCACTACTACCTCCGGAAGAGGCAGCAGTATCAGTGGTAGTAATGTATGTCGCAGGGTTGGTACAACTGACTGTGATCGTCAAACCGATCACAAACAGAGCAATATACATGAGTAGCGATCGCAGTTTCATTGCACCTACTTACAGTGAAATCTGTTTTTCTTGGGCGGTTTTAGCAATTCAGATCTACTTTGAGGGCGGATTTACTATTAAGTAGCGATTAATGTATCCCCACAACCGTATTGCTTGCTACACATTCTGCTCTCACTAACAATTTACAGCCAGTACAGGTTGCGCTGCTACTTGCAATTGCACCCACTCAAACCATGCCTGCAAGCCTGCTCCAGTTTTGGCAGAAACCGGGAGGATAGTGACATCAGGATTGATCTGGCGCACATTTGCTTCAATCCGGCTGATGTCAACATCCAAATAGGGAGCCAAATCCATCTTTGTAATTAGCAGGCAATCCGCTTCCTGGAACATGATGGGATACTTCAGCGGTTTGTCTTCGCCTTCGGTGACACTGAGTAGAGCCACTTTGGCGTGTTCACCTACTTCAAATTCGGCAGGACAAACCAGATTACCAACGTTTTCCACCAGCACCAGATCAAAAGTAGTGGGGTCGTACTCATGCTCTAACCGGTGAATACCACCTGCAACCATCTTGGAATCTAAATGACACGATCGCCCTGTATTAATTGCAATTACTGGAACGCCATAACAACGAAGGCGATCGGCATCTAACTCGGTAGTCATATCGCCTTCAATCACCGCTATTTTCATTTCTGCACTTAAAGACGCTAGGGTTCGCTCTAAAATCACAGTTTTCCCAGCCCCAGGGCTACTCATGAGATTTAGGCAAGTAATTCCCCAATTATCAAAGTGAGCGCGATTACGATCTGCTCCCGCTTGATTAGCGTGCAGTAAAT
This window of the Chroococcidiopsis sp. CCMEE 29 genome carries:
- a CDS encoding glycosyltransferase family 2 protein, with product MSNPLLSIVIPTRDRHHLLPRAVKSALEQTLEDLEVIVVDDASAQPVQLPEHPQLRVIRLSASRGGAGARNVGTEAARGQWIAYLDDDDRLLPHMATVSLEALNQTALPAPLGVISGIDVVNDQGGAIGTRLPPPVRPRGAHFSLEELEPGKSYNTKQTLVVEREVICQIGGWDETFRSRVHSELFLRLNSACSIIGLPLVTYQLYDHEGARVSCNPTLRQESFQHLVNKHRALFNAHPKMFADFVYNHAQKSYHLSQRRVAFSSLCWAMQIDPLHTLSRIASPLWRRLHEYSLSKA
- a CDS encoding glycosyltransferase is translated as MAQEKLFSIIIPTYARPQRLATCLQALAHLDYPRDRFEVIVVDDGSEMPIQPVVAPFQDKLDLTLITQPNSGPAKARNTGAAKARGKFLVFTDDDCTPAPDWLKTLSVRFTTVPDCLIGGRTLNALPNNLYSTASQVLINYLYEYYNADPSRSSFFASNNLALPADRFHALGGFDTTFPLAAGEDREFCDRWINCGYKMIYAPEVQVNHAHKLALPTFWRQHFNYGRGAFCFYQARSRRNLERIKVEPLSFYFNLLTYPLSQASSQPAPLIAALFLVSQVANVVGFFWERQHQSASQVAA
- a CDS encoding ABC transporter ATP-binding protein, giving the protein MYLQITNLHKNFNTKEGALVVLKDINMTIQRGEFICAVGASGSGKSTLLRQIAGLDNPTAGEVKIDGVRVTGPGPDRGMVFQHYTLYPWMNVQENTEFGLKLQGVPKKERREKASYYLSVVELSKFARSLPKELSGGMKQRVAIARALASEPKVMLMDEPFGALDIHTKESMQQFILELWQRTNLTIFMITHDVEEAIFLSNRIYALGTRPGTVKKEISINLPERTHTVKRHSTFHDYRDELMDLLRGHAQEAVAVA
- a CDS encoding ABC transporter permease, which gives rise to MSQSTGSMRRPSNQSKTLSPTIFWRLAEDIPKPLNAALVATSIGFPLLLWWLVTTFGNVDPRFLPSPARVLEAFARLWSTRELLKDTVASLWRVGVGFLLALVLSIPVGVLMGSFATIRALLEPLFGLVRYMPAPAFIPLLILYLGIGEEPKITLIFIGVFFFNSLMVMDTVKFVPKDLIEATYTLGGNRWQTLVQVIFPHVLPGIIDACRINLAAAWQLVIVSELIAATEGLGRRISVAGRFLRTDEIFVGLIVIGVIGLSFDLLFQYLLRISCNWASQQR
- a CDS encoding ABC transporter substrate-binding protein, with protein sequence MKLRSLLMYIALFVIGLTITVSCTNPATYITTTDTAASSGGSSGSASSLGFSAWPGWFPWQVTQEQKIFEANNASVALKWFDGYLESINTLTVQQIDANSQTLNDTISAVSGGADQVVVLVNDNSTGNDKVIVRQGINTIADLKGKKVAAEEGAVDHFLLLLGMEKAGLTPQDIQFIPLETGQAAAAFVSGQVDAVAVFAPFTTQALRRSGSKELFSSKDFPGAIPDHLVVNRNFLEQNPEQVQAMVDSWFATLDYMSANPEQAVAIMAKRAGVSVDEYKEYAQGTRIFTLEENLKAFQPGNDMSSLMFAAEETTKFLEQVGLAKQKPDISKLFDDRFVKAYAEKAKKT
- the hypB gene encoding hydrogenase nickel incorporation protein HypB, which produces MHQTFDAALGINLLHANQAGADRNRAHFDNWGITCLNLMSSPGAGKTVILERTLASLSAEMKIAVIEGDMTTELDADRLRCYGVPVIAINTGRSCHLDSKMVAGGIHRLEHEYDPTTFDLVLVENVGNLVCPAEFEVGEHAKVALLSVTEGEDKPLKYPIMFQEADCLLITKMDLAPYLDVDISRIEANVRQINPDVTILPVSAKTGAGLQAWFEWVQLQVAAQPVLAVNC